The Pan paniscus chromosome 12, NHGRI_mPanPan1-v2.0_pri, whole genome shotgun sequence genome window below encodes:
- the LOC130541227 gene encoding uncharacterized protein LOC130541227, with product MGMAQGPGEELTPRGRTVYSDAELVRAEGRLLTALSAQQHHGRPPGVSPLPRDPHPTTLRPLPPPPPPPPPRRPPAHSTHSPIMQRGNRCRRYVTSGRRWLGRDRALVGAVGWGRTLQGNWCHRTLIPAQALSCGAPTAILGAGKLPFPFTSLRVIEL from the coding sequence ATGGGCATGGCTCAGGGGCCCGGGGAGGAACTGACTCCCCGGGGAAGGACCGTCTATTCCGACGCGGAACTGGTGAGAGCGGAAGGCCGGCTGCTCACAGCCCTGTCAGCGCAGCAGCACCATGGACGCCCACCCGGAGTTTCACCGCTGCCGCGGGACCCCCATCCCACTACCCTCCGCCCTcttccgccgccgccgcctccaccTCCTCCGCGGAGACCCCCCGCCCACTCCACACACTCTCCCATCATGCAGCGGGGGAACCGCTGCCGCCGATACGTCACTTCCGGGCGCAGGTGGCTAGGTCGGGACCGGGCGCTGGTgggtgctgtggggtgggggaggacacTCCAGGGGAATTGGTGTCACAGAACGCTTATCCCTGCGCAGGCGCTGTCGTGCGGAGCGCCGACCGCCATTTTGGGTGCGGGCAAGCTGCCCTTTCCTTTTACTTCCTTGCGAGTCATAGAGCTGTAG